The proteins below come from a single Larimichthys crocea isolate SSNF chromosome XIV, L_crocea_2.0, whole genome shotgun sequence genomic window:
- the ccl36.1 gene encoding C-C motif chemokine 36.1 has translation MRTSHILLLCILGAVLLPSVICSSAIGPDDCCFKFYPRRVMKNLIKSYYLSDHRCSKAAVILVTQKSRRICADPSLTWVDGIMKYLDEKSF, from the exons ATGAGGACCAGTCACATCCTTCTGCTTTGCATCTTGGGAGCCGTGCTGCTTCCTTCAGTGATCTGCAGCA gtgcaATCGGTCCTGATGACTGCTGCTTCAAATTCTACCCGAGAAGAGTGATGAAAAACTTAATCAAGTCATATTATCTGTCGGATCACCGCTGCTCGAAGGCTGCAGTCAT tctgGTTACACAAAAGTCTCGTCGCATCTGTGCAGATCCGTCTCTCACCTGGGTCGACGGCATCATGAAATATTTGGATGAGAAGTCCTTTTAA